The Bacillota bacterium genome has a segment encoding these proteins:
- a CDS encoding aldehyde ferredoxin oxidoreductase family protein: MQPGYFNRVLRVDLGSGGTEIREFSRDFWRSYVGGSGLGTRILYDEVPPGAGALEPDSCLIFAVGPYQGTGLPGSAKWAVVGKSPLTGTFAVSTGGAEWGARLKGAGLEGIVIRGKADVPSLLWVTEEGAEIRPAPSLWGRDAVVTVELARREVGDERASVVTIGPAGERQVAIACISADAHSFAGRCGLGALMGAKNLKAIVVSGGRRPEVANPEELRRLRGELSTRLARANRDTCRAHGTALFVSDCEAAGDLPIRYWSGDRWPEGAARIGAPRFTEYLRARSWRCASCPVGCHRRIDLDGRYRIEGGAGAEYESLAMLGACCMVDDLDAVAWANDLCNRLGLDTISAGSFVAFTMECYEKGWVTRADLDGWEATWGSGDFLVHLVEQIGKREGFGALFARGIRPAARAIGKGAEAITVEVKGLDFPAHDPRTYFSLAINYATSTRGACHLRGFPHGGESGMVMPEVGFEKPPARFSMEGQAYLAKLFQDYATVLDSLVCCLFMQTTGQGLGETVAALNAVTGWDMTPEELIRAGERVFNLQRVINVGDGISRKDDRLPPRMFEPAREGFRAGKVPEPFESTLLEYYRLRGWDENGRPSRAKLVDLGLPCGA; the protein is encoded by the coding sequence ATGCAGCCAGGTTACTTCAACCGCGTGCTGCGGGTGGACCTGGGATCAGGGGGAACGGAGATACGTGAGTTCAGTCGCGATTTCTGGCGGTCTTACGTTGGCGGGTCGGGTCTGGGCACGCGCATCCTGTACGACGAGGTTCCGCCCGGCGCTGGCGCCCTGGAGCCTGACAGCTGCCTCATCTTTGCGGTGGGACCTTACCAGGGCACCGGGCTGCCCGGCAGCGCCAAGTGGGCGGTGGTGGGGAAGTCGCCGCTGACGGGCACCTTCGCCGTGAGCACGGGGGGTGCGGAGTGGGGGGCGCGTCTCAAGGGAGCCGGCCTGGAGGGCATCGTGATCAGGGGGAAGGCTGACGTCCCCAGCCTTCTCTGGGTTACGGAGGAAGGCGCCGAAATCAGGCCGGCACCTTCTCTGTGGGGACGGGATGCCGTTGTGACGGTGGAGCTCGCCCGGAGGGAGGTGGGGGACGAGCGGGCATCCGTGGTGACGATCGGCCCCGCGGGTGAGAGGCAGGTCGCCATAGCCTGTATCTCCGCTGATGCGCACAGTTTCGCCGGCAGGTGCGGCCTGGGGGCGCTGATGGGGGCCAAGAACCTGAAGGCGATCGTGGTGTCCGGAGGCCGCCGGCCGGAGGTGGCCAATCCTGAGGAACTGCGCAGGCTGCGCGGGGAGCTTTCCACCAGGCTGGCCCGTGCGAACAGGGACACATGCCGCGCTCACGGCACTGCCCTGTTTGTGTCCGATTGTGAGGCAGCGGGGGACCTCCCCATCAGGTACTGGAGCGGTGACAGGTGGCCCGAAGGGGCGGCCCGCATAGGGGCGCCGCGGTTCACCGAGTACCTGCGCGCGCGTTCGTGGCGGTGCGCCTCATGCCCGGTAGGGTGCCACCGCCGCATCGACCTCGACGGTCGCTACCGGATCGAGGGGGGTGCGGGGGCCGAGTACGAGAGCCTGGCCATGCTGGGCGCATGCTGCATGGTTGACGACCTCGATGCCGTGGCCTGGGCGAACGACCTCTGCAACAGGCTGGGGCTAGACACCATATCGGCGGGTTCGTTCGTGGCATTCACCATGGAGTGCTACGAGAAAGGCTGGGTGACGCGGGCGGACCTGGACGGGTGGGAGGCCACCTGGGGGAGCGGGGATTTCCTGGTCCACCTGGTGGAGCAGATAGGGAAGCGGGAGGGGTTTGGGGCCCTGTTTGCGAGAGGCATCCGACCGGCGGCCCGCGCCATCGGCAAGGGCGCGGAAGCGATAACGGTGGAAGTGAAGGGCCTGGACTTTCCCGCTCACGATCCCCGCACCTACTTCAGCCTGGCCATCAACTATGCCACCAGCACGAGGGGCGCGTGCCACCTGCGCGGCTTCCCCCACGGAGGGGAATCGGGGATGGTGATGCCGGAAGTGGGGTTCGAGAAGCCCCCGGCCCGGTTCTCGATGGAAGGCCAGGCTTACCTGGCGAAGCTGTTCCAGGATTACGCCACGGTGCTGGATTCACTCGTTTGCTGCCTGTTCATGCAGACTACGGGGCAGGGGCTGGGCGAGACGGTAGCTGCCCTCAACGCCGTCACCGGCTGGGATATGACCCCGGAGGAACTCATCCGTGCGGGAGAGCGCGTCTTCAACCTGCAGCGGGTGATCAACGTGGGGGACGGCATCTCGCGCAAAGACGACCGCCTGCCGCCCAGGATGTTCGAACCCGCCCGCGAAGGGTTCCGCGCGGGCAAGGTACCCGAACCGTTTGAGAGCACGTTGCTGGAGTATTACAGGTTGCGTGGCTGGGATGAGAACGGCCGTCCGTCGCGGGCAAAGCTCGTGGATCTGGGGTTGCCGTGCGGTGCCTGA